The following proteins are co-located in the Gloeocapsa sp. PCC 7428 genome:
- a CDS encoding lipopolysaccharide assembly protein LapB, whose translation MSYSSIVGSEFYGYLKMHNRNNAYFSRMFRRYSNVVATATLSLCLCCSSIALAQSEESLPDEFPPNPLEITTPDPLLPSQPLSPQARQNLAAALDQLNVQAQARLAAGDSVGAFEIWNRELRLRRALGTLAEVQALGRVGAIAWSENERTQVQIITQRLQTIQQQVQSQPTTDLTLLRSLAYAYQQVRSPQQAIEVYNQILALERQQNAAAAENTLRTIAELHLSWFDYPQAAKSYQELLALANSRGDRVGEVTYLQQLAYIYDRARQPQQALVVKQRLAELYLNESQFTQVPAIRLAIAADYQALGQTQQAFQNYQEAYASAWSLQQYARAGDALRRLILLYRTQGQINEALQASQILLEADQRAANFYGLMNTYDQIGQIHLQNGNPSAALSAFEQGLAIAQQLQYQQPYFTQQIQQIQQNLAQ comes from the coding sequence ATGAGTTATTCGTCAATAGTGGGTAGTGAATTTTACGGCTATCTAAAGATGCACAATCGCAATAATGCTTATTTTTCTAGGATGTTCCGACGATACAGCAATGTTGTCGCTACGGCGACGCTTTCCTTATGCTTATGTTGTAGTTCAATTGCACTAGCACAAAGCGAGGAATCTCTACCAGATGAGTTTCCACCAAATCCACTAGAAATCACAACACCAGATCCACTACTACCGAGTCAGCCGTTAAGTCCGCAAGCACGCCAAAACTTAGCAGCAGCGTTGGATCAACTCAACGTGCAAGCGCAAGCGCGATTAGCAGCGGGGGATAGTGTAGGTGCGTTTGAGATTTGGAACCGCGAATTACGACTAAGGCGGGCGTTGGGTACTCTAGCTGAAGTGCAAGCACTAGGAAGAGTCGGGGCGATCGCTTGGAGTGAAAATGAACGTACCCAAGTTCAAATTATTACGCAGAGACTGCAAACGATTCAACAACAAGTACAATCGCAGCCGACAACTGATTTAACGTTACTACGATCGCTTGCTTACGCATATCAGCAAGTGCGATCGCCACAACAAGCAATAGAAGTTTATAATCAAATTCTTGCGCTTGAGCGGCAGCAAAATGCCGCAGCAGCAGAAAATACTTTAAGGACAATCGCAGAATTACACTTAAGCTGGTTTGACTATCCGCAAGCGGCTAAGAGTTATCAAGAGTTACTCGCTTTAGCAAATTCGCGCGGCGATCGCGTCGGTGAAGTGACTTATCTACAACAGCTAGCTTACATTTACGACCGCGCCCGACAACCTCAACAAGCACTCGTAGTTAAACAGCGACTTGCCGAACTTTATCTTAATGAGTCACAATTTACGCAAGTACCAGCAATTCGACTGGCGATCGCGGCTGACTATCAAGCATTAGGTCAAACTCAACAAGCATTTCAAAATTATCAAGAAGCTTATGCTTCGGCTTGGTCTCTACAACAATATGCGCGTGCTGGTGACGCTTTGCGAAGATTGATTTTACTATACCGCACTCAAGGTCAGATTAATGAAGCTTTACAAGCAAGTCAAATACTGTTAGAAGCAGACCAACGTGCTGCCAATTTCTACGGTTTGATGAATACTTATGACCAAATAGGGCAGATTCATTTACAAAACGGTAATCCCAGTGCGGCGCTTTCAGCTTTTGAGCAAGGACTTGCGATCGCTCAACAATTGCAGTATCAACAGCCTTACTTTACGCAACAGATTCAACAGATTCAACAGAATTTAGCTCAATAA
- a CDS encoding NAD(P)-dependent oxidoreductase — translation MKVLVTGSEGMIGTVVVEVLQDDGNEVVGFDIVNGQDILKPDQLQTVIQGCDAVIHLAASLGFAEDTANDIMAVNLLGTWHVLTAAAEAQVKRVVFFSSVDALGVFKGERKPDYLPLDDAHPCYPATPYAISKRLGEEMCRFWTDGTGIPTICLRPPGVFDAATYDFIISNRNANPDFEWNPFWEYGAFLDVRDAAEAAKCALSCPFSGHVTLLLCADDISSASRTSREMAQSLHPDVEWRGGQEYDQQPYKALINSDRAKEVLNWMPRYKWRL, via the coding sequence ATGAAAGTATTGGTTACGGGCAGTGAGGGAATGATTGGAACTGTCGTCGTGGAAGTTTTGCAGGATGATGGAAATGAAGTAGTCGGGTTTGATATTGTAAATGGTCAGGACATTCTTAAACCGGATCAACTTCAAACTGTTATTCAAGGATGCGACGCCGTTATTCATTTAGCTGCATCGCTTGGTTTTGCAGAAGATACGGCAAATGACATCATGGCTGTCAATCTTCTCGGCACATGGCACGTTCTCACGGCAGCAGCAGAAGCACAAGTTAAACGCGTGGTGTTTTTCAGCAGCGTTGATGCGCTGGGCGTATTCAAGGGCGAAAGGAAGCCTGATTATTTACCACTCGATGACGCTCATCCCTGTTACCCAGCAACTCCTTACGCGATCTCTAAACGACTTGGTGAAGAAATGTGTCGGTTCTGGACAGACGGCACTGGCATTCCAACTATTTGTCTCAGACCGCCTGGCGTTTTTGACGCAGCAACTTATGATTTCATTATTTCCAACCGGAACGCCAATCCTGATTTCGAGTGGAATCCGTTTTGGGAATATGGCGCATTTCTTGATGTGCGTGATGCAGCAGAAGCGGCAAAGTGCGCATTATCCTGTCCTTTTTCTGGTCACGTTACTTTGTTATTGTGCGCGGACGACATTTCTTCAGCTTCTCGAACCAGTCGTGAAATGGCTCAATCGCTTCATCCTGATGTTGAGTGGCGCGGTGGACAGGAATACGACCAACAACCTTACAAAGCGCTGATCAATAGCGATCGCGCCAAAGAAGTTCTAAATTGGATGCCGCGTTACAAGTGGCGACTGTAA
- a CDS encoding malic enzyme-like NAD(P)-binding protein produces the protein MINLTPNSSFSLTLRLQIPNRVGMLASVTHAIANSGGNLGQIDLIEQTRHISIRDITVDAASTEHAETIAQAVKALPDIKVMDVYDRTFNLHRGGKISITSKIALKSVSDLAMAYTPGVGRICTAIAQDPEQVYHLTIKQNTVAIVTDGSAVLGLGNLGPAAALPVMEGKAMLFKEFAGLDAFPICLTSQDTDTIVETVKQIAPVFGGVNLEDIAAPRCFEIETRLRQELDIPIFHDDQHGTAIVTLAALINSLKLVDKSMNEIRIVINGAGAAGVAIARLLRKAGAETILMCDSKGILSLQRADMTEQKREFAVEQNGSLADALKDADVFIGVSAPGVVTPEMVRSMAHDPIVFAMANPIPEIQPELVTNDVAVMATGRSDYPNQINNVLAFPGVFRGALDCRAATITTTMYLEAAHAIAELVSPAELHREHIIPSVFDRRVATAVANAVQRAARQEGIARD, from the coding sequence ATGATAAACCTAACTCCAAATTCGAGCTTTAGTTTGACGCTGCGGTTGCAGATTCCAAATCGCGTAGGTATGCTGGCGAGTGTGACACACGCGATCGCCAATAGTGGTGGTAATCTCGGTCAAATCGATTTAATCGAACAAACACGCCATATTTCCATCCGCGATATCACCGTTGATGCAGCGAGTACCGAACACGCCGAAACAATCGCCCAAGCGGTGAAAGCCTTACCTGATATCAAGGTGATGGATGTTTACGATCGCACATTCAATTTGCATCGTGGCGGGAAAATCAGCATTACGAGTAAAATTGCTTTAAAAAGTGTGTCCGATTTAGCAATGGCGTATACGCCAGGAGTAGGTCGTATTTGTACGGCGATCGCGCAAGACCCCGAACAAGTTTATCACTTAACAATTAAACAAAATACTGTAGCGATTGTTACAGACGGCAGCGCAGTATTAGGCTTAGGTAATCTAGGTCCCGCTGCGGCTTTACCTGTTATGGAAGGTAAAGCAATGCTATTTAAAGAATTTGCGGGACTTGACGCGTTTCCCATCTGCTTGACAAGTCAAGACACCGACACGATTGTCGAAACTGTCAAACAAATTGCGCCAGTCTTTGGAGGAGTCAATTTAGAAGATATTGCCGCACCGCGTTGCTTTGAAATTGAAACTCGACTGCGCCAAGAATTAGATATTCCGATATTTCATGACGATCAGCACGGAACCGCAATTGTGACTTTGGCGGCGTTGATTAATTCGCTTAAGTTAGTAGATAAATCAATGAATGAAATCCGTATTGTAATCAATGGTGCGGGTGCGGCGGGAGTAGCGATCGCGCGTTTACTGCGTAAAGCTGGAGCAGAAACAATCTTGATGTGCGATTCTAAAGGCATTCTGTCGCTACAACGCGCCGACATGACTGAACAAAAGCGCGAATTTGCGGTAGAACAAAACGGTTCCTTAGCAGATGCGCTTAAGGATGCAGATGTTTTTATTGGTGTCAGCGCCCCTGGTGTTGTCACACCAGAAATGGTGCGTTCGATGGCGCACGATCCGATTGTGTTTGCAATGGCAAATCCGATTCCTGAAATTCAACCAGAATTGGTAACAAACGATGTTGCTGTCATGGCAACAGGGCGCAGTGACTATCCAAATCAAATTAATAATGTTTTAGCTTTTCCTGGTGTGTTTCGTGGTGCTTTGGATTGTCGAGCCGCAACAATTACAACCACAATGTATTTAGAAGCTGCACACGCGATCGCTGAACTTGTATCACCAGCCGAACTTCACCGCGAACACATTATTCCTTCAGTATTCGATCGACGAGTCGCTACCGCAGTCGCTAACGCAGTACAACGCGCCGCGCGTCAAGAAGGTATTGCGCGAGACTAA
- the purM gene encoding phosphoribosylformylglycinamidine cyclo-ligase, whose amino-acid sequence MDYREAGVDVEAGRAFVEQIRSLVQSTYRPEVMGGFGGFSGGFALPGGYKEPVLVSGTDGVGTKLKLAFTLNNHRTVGIDLVAMCVNDVLTVGAEPLFFLDYVATGKLNQEQLTQVVAGISRGCQIAGCALLGGETAEMPGFYQAGEYDLAGFCVGIVEKSQMLNGSQVQVGDVAIGLASDGVHSNGFSLVRKIIDTCEYSWSDRPQIFAGKTLGEVFLTPTRIYVKPVLAALKAGLDIHGMAHITGGGLPENLPRCLGENQSIQIDLDGWVIPPVFEWLAAAGSVAPTAMFNTFNMGIGFVVLVPPNQVEQAIAWFNSHDIAAYAIGEVISGTGTLEGLSV is encoded by the coding sequence ATGGATTATCGCGAAGCAGGTGTGGATGTCGAGGCGGGTAGAGCCTTTGTTGAGCAAATCCGCAGTCTTGTGCAAAGCACCTATCGTCCAGAAGTTATGGGGGGATTTGGCGGGTTTAGTGGCGGTTTTGCCTTGCCAGGAGGATATAAAGAACCTGTTTTAGTTTCTGGTACTGACGGTGTAGGAACAAAGCTGAAGTTAGCTTTTACACTCAACAATCACCGCACTGTAGGCATTGATTTAGTCGCAATGTGCGTCAATGATGTTTTGACTGTAGGCGCAGAACCGTTGTTTTTTCTCGACTACGTAGCTACAGGAAAGTTAAATCAAGAACAATTAACGCAAGTCGTCGCCGGAATTAGCCGTGGATGTCAAATTGCAGGTTGTGCATTGCTAGGAGGAGAAACCGCAGAAATGCCAGGTTTCTATCAAGCGGGTGAGTACGATTTAGCAGGATTCTGCGTCGGGATCGTGGAGAAAAGCCAAATGCTCAACGGTTCTCAAGTGCAAGTGGGTGATGTTGCGATTGGTTTAGCTAGCGATGGCGTTCATAGTAATGGCTTTAGTTTGGTGCGTAAAATTATCGATACGTGCGAGTATTCTTGGAGCGATCGCCCGCAAATTTTTGCAGGTAAAACTTTAGGCGAAGTTTTCTTGACACCTACGCGAATTTACGTAAAGCCTGTACTCGCAGCCCTGAAAGCTGGATTAGACATTCACGGAATGGCGCATATTACTGGTGGTGGTTTACCAGAAAATCTCCCGCGCTGCTTGGGTGAAAATCAATCAATTCAAATCGATTTAGATGGCTGGGTTATTCCACCAGTATTTGAATGGCTAGCCGCAGCAGGCTCAGTAGCTCCCACCGCTATGTTTAATACTTTTAATATGGGTATTGGATTTGTTGTGCTAGTACCACCTAATCAAGTTGAGCAAGCGATCGCCTGGTTTAACTCGCACGATATTGCTGCGTATGCGATCGGTGAAGTTATTTCTGGTACGGGTACGCTAGAAGGATTGTCGGTGTAA
- a CDS encoding septal ring lytic transglycosylase RlpA family protein, whose amino-acid sequence MNKKLLWTTTVALLTTAVGIPLSSHAESTPATEPSAVNQSVTPTITPKTTNAVKVGEYQSPTRQSDSVVARIQPHQLAGRQAATLYVKNIPVLTFLDNETANSPKTNAPTKVATNITQENLTKEAEANSAVRRATKVAAKINQLHLNGVDASKITAKWKAEEQAGATTKNTAQVEGDRYAIHLNNEELVEINSLTRLPDQTQDLGEDALQATNRLRRLLGNAPPLQEVTGKPAPKPVAVAPQTSAPKQTKQNVGAILSGIASWYGPGFHGNRSASGERFNQNAMTAAHRSLPFGTKVRVTNRRNGRSVIVRINDRGPFTGGRIIDLSAGAARVLGVLNSGTAPVQLEILGR is encoded by the coding sequence ATGAATAAAAAACTTTTGTGGACGACTACTGTTGCCTTGCTAACCACTGCTGTAGGCATACCGCTATCTAGCCACGCAGAATCAACACCTGCGACTGAACCGTCAGCAGTCAACCAATCGGTAACTCCAACAATCACACCAAAGACAACCAATGCTGTGAAAGTGGGTGAGTATCAGTCCCCAACAAGACAATCAGACTCGGTAGTTGCTCGGATTCAGCCGCATCAACTAGCAGGGCGTCAAGCAGCAACACTCTACGTCAAAAATATTCCCGTTTTGACCTTTCTCGATAACGAAACAGCGAATAGTCCTAAAACAAACGCACCGACTAAAGTCGCAACAAATATCACCCAAGAAAATTTAACTAAAGAAGCAGAAGCTAATAGTGCAGTGCGACGCGCCACAAAAGTCGCCGCAAAAATTAATCAATTACACTTGAACGGCGTAGACGCTAGCAAAATCACAGCAAAATGGAAAGCTGAGGAACAAGCGGGCGCAACGACAAAAAACACTGCACAAGTTGAAGGCGATCGCTATGCGATTCATCTCAACAACGAAGAACTTGTTGAAATCAACTCGCTGACTCGGCTTCCCGATCAAACCCAAGATTTAGGCGAAGACGCTTTACAAGCAACAAATCGCTTGCGAAGATTACTTGGTAACGCACCTCCCTTGCAAGAAGTGACTGGGAAACCTGCACCCAAGCCCGTTGCTGTTGCACCGCAAACAAGCGCGCCCAAGCAAACAAAGCAAAATGTAGGCGCAATTCTGAGTGGGATAGCGTCTTGGTATGGTCCTGGCTTTCATGGTAATCGTAGTGCAAGCGGCGAAAGGTTTAACCAAAACGCTATGACAGCCGCGCATCGTAGTTTGCCTTTCGGAACAAAAGTGCGTGTAACCAATAGAAGAAACGGTCGCTCTGTCATTGTCCGAATCAACGATCGCGGTCCATTTACCGGAGGGAGAATTATTGACCTATCAGCAGGCGCAGCGCGGGTTTTAGGAGTCCTTAACTCTGGGACTGCACCCGTACAGCTAGAAATACTTGGTAGGTAA
- a CDS encoding chromophore lyase CpcT/CpeT — MTHSTDIATLARWMAADFSNQAQAFENPPFFAHIRVCMRPLPLETLSGVSFYVEQAYDYMLNNPYRVRVLKLVNAGDRITIENYLIKDEQQFYGASREPQRLNAITLERLEKLPGCNMLVEWTGTSFKGSVEPGKGCIVVRKDKKTYLDSEFEIDQERFISLDRGRDPETDEHVWGSVAGPFHFVRWNSFADEVKV; from the coding sequence ATGACTCATTCTACAGATATCGCTACTTTAGCGCGGTGGATGGCAGCAGATTTCAGCAATCAAGCACAAGCTTTTGAAAATCCGCCTTTTTTTGCGCATATTCGCGTTTGTATGCGTCCTCTTCCCCTAGAAACTCTTTCTGGAGTCAGCTTTTATGTGGAACAGGCGTATGATTATATGCTGAATAACCCCTATCGCGTGCGCGTGTTGAAATTAGTTAACGCCGGCGATCGCATTACGATTGAGAATTACTTAATCAAAGATGAACAGCAATTTTACGGTGCATCTCGCGAACCTCAACGCCTGAACGCAATTACATTAGAACGTTTGGAGAAATTGCCTGGATGTAATATGCTTGTCGAATGGACAGGAACTAGCTTTAAAGGCAGTGTGGAACCAGGAAAGGGTTGTATTGTCGTGCGTAAAGACAAAAAAACCTATTTAGATAGCGAATTCGAGATCGATCAAGAACGATTTATCAGCCTTGATCGAGGGCGCGATCCAGAAACCGACGAACACGTTTGGGGTTCTGTTGCTGGACCGTTTCACTTTGTTCGTTGGAACAGTTTTGCTGATGAAGTGAAAGTGTAG
- a CDS encoding bifunctional pantoate--beta-alanine ligase/(d)CMP kinase yields MRLFTTIAALRCYLDICRLEDNRLTPEKLSGSDSLYQSVGLVPTMGALHAGHLSLIDRARQENETVIVSIFVNPLQFGPNEDYQSYPRTLERDRQLCEQVGVDVLFAPTSKEMGIASTLLTQVVPPAEMTSVLCGRSRPGHFQGVATIVTKLLNVVQPDRAYFGQKDGQQLAIIRWLVKDLNIPVEIIGCPIVREASGLAMSSRNQYLTLEQRQEAAVLYRALQQAQQVFAAGEHLSEALIETVKKEITAASAVTLEYVELVHPITLMPLEKVEESGMLAIAARVGTARLIDNVILQNRQPIIAIDGPAGAGKSTVARQVAANLGLLYLDSGAMYRALTWLVLQLGISFEDQCAIAELASQSEIQLVPEVDPESPQRVWINDQEVTQAIRSIEVTSQVSAIAAQPAVRKALVQKQQSFGQKGGLVAEGRDIGTQVFPDADLKIFLTASVQERARRRQQDFEEQGQPHISLAQLEQDIAERDRKDSTRKIAPLQKAIDAIEVQTDGKDVAAVTAEIIHYYHQRLSRQ; encoded by the coding sequence GTGCGCCTGTTTACAACAATTGCGGCGTTGCGTTGTTACTTGGATATTTGCCGCCTAGAAGATAACCGGTTGACGCCAGAAAAACTAAGCGGTAGCGATTCTTTATACCAATCAGTTGGTTTGGTACCAACAATGGGAGCCTTGCACGCAGGTCATCTCAGCCTTATTGACCGCGCAAGACAAGAAAATGAGACAGTCATTGTCAGCATTTTTGTTAACCCATTACAGTTTGGACCCAATGAAGATTATCAAAGTTATCCGCGCACGCTTGAGCGCGATCGCCAGTTGTGCGAACAAGTAGGAGTAGATGTACTATTTGCTCCTACTTCCAAAGAGATGGGAATTGCTTCCACACTGCTGACTCAAGTTGTACCCCCCGCAGAAATGACTTCGGTTCTGTGCGGGCGATCGCGTCCTGGTCACTTTCAAGGTGTCGCCACAATTGTTACTAAGCTACTGAACGTCGTACAGCCCGATCGCGCCTACTTTGGACAAAAAGACGGTCAGCAACTCGCAATTATTCGCTGGTTAGTCAAAGATTTAAATATTCCCGTTGAAATTATCGGTTGTCCGATTGTCCGTGAAGCGTCTGGACTCGCGATGAGTTCGCGCAACCAATATTTGACACTCGAACAAAGACAAGAAGCCGCAGTTTTGTATCGCGCATTACAGCAAGCTCAACAAGTTTTTGCTGCGGGAGAGCATTTGAGCGAAGCATTAATTGAAACTGTAAAAAAAGAAATCACCGCTGCGAGTGCTGTTACCCTGGAATATGTTGAATTAGTGCATCCAATAACATTGATGCCGTTGGAGAAAGTAGAGGAATCAGGAATGCTAGCGATCGCAGCGCGAGTTGGTACAGCGCGGTTAATTGATAATGTTATTTTGCAAAATCGCCAACCCATCATCGCGATAGATGGTCCAGCCGGTGCAGGTAAATCCACCGTCGCGCGTCAAGTAGCGGCAAATTTGGGATTATTGTATCTCGATAGCGGCGCAATGTACCGCGCGTTAACTTGGTTAGTATTGCAGTTAGGGATTTCTTTTGAAGATCAGTGTGCGATCGCCGAATTAGCAAGTCAAAGCGAAATTCAGCTAGTTCCTGAAGTCGATCCCGAATCCCCACAGCGCGTTTGGATTAACGACCAAGAAGTCACGCAAGCAATCCGCAGCATCGAAGTGACATCCCAAGTATCCGCGATCGCGGCTCAACCGGCGGTACGCAAAGCGTTAGTCCAAAAACAACAAAGTTTTGGTCAAAAAGGCGGTTTGGTCGCAGAAGGGCGTGACATTGGTACGCAAGTTTTCCCTGATGCAGATCTCAAAATTTTTCTCACGGCTTCGGTACAAGAACGTGCGAGACGCCGACAACAAGACTTTGAGGAACAAGGTCAACCACACATCAGTTTGGCACAACTAGAGCAAGATATCGCCGAACGCGATCGCAAAGACAGTACTCGTAAGATTGCGCCGCTACAAAAAGCGATCGATGCGATTGAAGTACAAACCGATGGTAAAGATGTTGCAGCAGTGACCGCCGAAATTATCCACTACTACCATCAACGATTGTCACGTCAGTAA
- a CDS encoding pentapeptide repeat-containing protein, with the protein MKLEIFATTALLSTVCIATPVRAENPAHVRQLIETRECMGCDLAGANLNGAHLIGADLRNANLEGASLIDANLEGADLTGANLQQANLFKAFATGASMNEVNLTGANLRDAKLYKVDMDGATIAGTDFRGAKLYGANLF; encoded by the coding sequence ATGAAACTGGAGATTTTTGCTACCACAGCTTTATTAAGTACTGTGTGCATAGCGACTCCGGTACGCGCAGAAAATCCCGCGCACGTACGTCAATTAATTGAAACGCGTGAGTGTATGGGCTGCGATCTAGCAGGTGCTAATCTAAATGGCGCGCACTTAATTGGTGCTGATCTGCGAAATGCAAACTTAGAAGGCGCAAGCTTAATTGACGCTAACTTAGAAGGTGCAGATTTGACAGGTGCTAACTTGCAACAGGCAAACTTGTTTAAAGCTTTTGCCACTGGTGCAAGCATGAACGAAGTTAATTTAACAGGTGCTAACCTTCGTGACGCCAAGCTTTATAAAGTTGATATGGATGGTGCGACAATAGCAGGGACTGATTTCAGAGGAGCCAAGCTTTATGGTGCTAATTTATTTTGA
- a CDS encoding bifunctional class I SAM-dependent methyltransferase/HIT family protein, translating into MRQQKNKYSHLTAIERTYLSFPAKFLLNNNLLKGKILDFGCGFGNDVKLLRQKGFDITGYDSYYFPNYPQEKFDTILCFYVLNVLFPEEQANILMEVSHLLKPGGKAYYAVRRDLKKEGFREHYVHKKQTYQCIVKLPFKSINLDESCEIYEYCHYNLQRTRNHNCLFCNPHKCLKFITESATAYAIFDGYPANKGHALVIPKRHVSNYFQLPFKEQAACWLMVNKVQEILNKEFAPDGFNVGINVNRDAGQNMMHTSIHIIPRYKGDAVSSKGGMRNVIPQKG; encoded by the coding sequence ATGCGGCAACAAAAAAATAAATATAGCCATCTTACAGCCATAGAAAGAACCTATTTATCGTTTCCTGCCAAGTTTTTATTAAACAATAATCTGCTCAAGGGTAAAATCTTAGATTTTGGTTGCGGTTTTGGTAATGATGTTAAGCTATTGCGACAAAAAGGCTTTGATATTACAGGCTATGACTCTTATTATTTCCCAAACTATCCTCAAGAAAAATTTGATACAATCCTCTGCTTTTACGTACTCAATGTTTTGTTTCCTGAAGAACAAGCAAATATTCTGATGGAAGTTTCGCACTTATTAAAACCAGGCGGGAAAGCTTATTATGCTGTTAGAAGAGATTTAAAAAAAGAAGGTTTTCGCGAACACTATGTTCATAAAAAGCAAACCTATCAATGTATTGTTAAACTTCCTTTCAAATCAATTAATTTAGATGAGTCTTGCGAAATATACGAATACTGTCATTACAATCTTCAAAGAACAAGAAATCATAATTGCTTATTTTGCAATCCACATAAATGCTTAAAATTTATCACTGAATCTGCAACTGCTTATGCTATATTCGACGGCTATCCTGCAAATAAAGGTCATGCGTTAGTTATTCCCAAACGTCATGTGAGTAACTATTTTCAGCTACCATTTAAAGAACAAGCTGCTTGCTGGCTGATGGTAAATAAAGTCCAAGAAATTCTTAACAAAGAATTTGCGCCTGACGGTTTTAACGTAGGAATCAATGTCAATCGAGACGCAGGACAAAATATGATGCATACCAGTATTCATATCATTCCTCGCTACAAAGGCGATGCTGTCAGCAGCAAAGGTGGAATGCGGAACGTCATTCCTCAGAAGGGATAA
- a CDS encoding peptidoglycan-binding protein yields the protein MWCRWSTTIAAVTFGVTAGLVSYEMTSVAQQRYYYTPGEFRVTLRGLGYDIPEEGPLTDEATRNAIRDFQQRYGLAIDGVAGPQTQSTAAELIRNLHGSLNLVVEPVPPLPRNQFYTTLTESAVEQFQERYNLPTTGIANLETRIRLDQEARRVLSGEEPAPAPSPSPSPSPTPTTSPSPTPTVSPSPSPTPTTSPSPTPTVSPSPSPTPTVSPSPSPTPTVSPFPSPTPTTSPSPFTSPTPTTSPSPIPTISPSPSPTP from the coding sequence ATGTGGTGTAGATGGAGTACAACGATCGCAGCTGTTACTTTTGGCGTGACAGCTGGCTTAGTAAGTTATGAAATGACTTCTGTTGCGCAGCAACGATACTACTATACGCCAGGAGAGTTTCGCGTCACTTTACGAGGATTAGGATACGATATTCCCGAAGAGGGACCTTTAACGGATGAGGCTACACGCAATGCAATTCGCGACTTTCAGCAACGATATGGCTTAGCAATTGATGGTGTAGCAGGTCCACAAACACAAAGTACCGCAGCAGAGTTGATACGAAATCTGCATGGCAGTTTGAACTTAGTTGTTGAGCCTGTTCCGCCACTACCACGAAACCAATTTTACACAACACTTACAGAGTCAGCAGTCGAGCAGTTTCAAGAACGCTACAACCTGCCAACAACTGGAATTGCTAACTTAGAAACTCGGATTCGACTCGACCAAGAAGCAAGAAGAGTTCTCAGCGGCGAAGAACCAGCGCCAGCGCCATCACCTTCGCCATCTCCATCACCAACGCCGACGACTTCACCGTCACCCACACCGACAGTTTCACCGTCTCCATCACCAACGCCGACGACTTCACCGTCACCCACACCGACAGTTTCACCATCCCCATCACCAACGCCGACAGTTTCACCATCCCCGTCACCCACACCGACAGTTTCACCATTCCCGTCACCGACGCCAACGACTTCGCCATCTCCGTTTACGTCACCGACGCCGACGACTTCACCTTCGCCTATACCAACGATTTCTCCTTCGCCATCGCCAACACCGTAA